From the genome of Gracilimonas sp., one region includes:
- a CDS encoding phage holin family protein, whose amino-acid sequence MEDVGSRIKQITRELKHYVETRIELSVLNISDKISYLIGQSIQQLFGYTILGLGLIFGMIALSIYLGDVLDKEWAGYAIVASPFILLGLIFVVAKPKSIARKIQQQILAEFLDTLPNQQQEQEQLALKENKKKQSDKNG is encoded by the coding sequence ATGGAAGATGTAGGAAGCAGAATTAAACAGATTACCCGGGAACTTAAGCATTATGTTGAGACTCGTATTGAGTTAAGTGTGCTTAACATTAGTGACAAAATCAGTTACCTGATCGGGCAGTCCATTCAACAGTTATTTGGTTATACCATACTTGGACTGGGATTAATTTTTGGTATGATTGCACTTTCCATTTACCTGGGTGATGTTTTGGATAAAGAATGGGCTGGTTATGCAATTGTTGCTTCTCCTTTTATTCTTCTGGGGTTGATTTTTGTTGTAGCCAAACCAAAATCTATTGCCCGTAAAATTCAACAACAGATTCTTGCAGAGTTTCTGGATACACTTCCAAATCAACAGCAAGAACAAGAACAGCTTGCACTGAAAGAAAACAAAAAGAAACAATCAGATAAAAATGGCTAA
- a CDS encoding ABC transporter permease produces MHIKETTIQALDSLRGNKLRSFLTLLALVIGVFAVIVSTTAVAVLDNYFKNTMSLMGSDVINVSKTPAVQMGSLSDDIRNRKDIDFTTAERLQDMMRVGRGMSPDEYFNTTKIKFGDEETEPNVGVRGSNENYLANNSYEIEDGRNFTGDDVQYGRNVVIIGKDVQNALFKNEYPLGKEIRFDGKPYTVIGLLESKGQIFGQSFDNYVLIPYTTALNAYGGNRNISIQVRAPEIDFITETVEEITGILRVIRKVSPGENNDFEISTNDSLSGTFDAFTGALYLGGFAIGLITLLGAGIGVMNIMLVSVSERTREIGVRKAVGATRKAIVSQFLMEAIFICQIGGIIGMILGIGVGNLMAVWIETEAVIPVWSVILGFFGMLIVGLTFGVYPAFKAAKLDPIESLRYE; encoded by the coding sequence ATGCATATCAAAGAGACGACAATTCAGGCGCTGGATTCCCTAAGGGGAAATAAGCTTCGTTCATTTCTAACCCTGCTCGCTTTAGTGATTGGGGTATTTGCTGTAATAGTTTCAACGACTGCTGTGGCAGTTCTGGATAACTATTTCAAGAATACCATGAGTTTGATGGGGAGCGATGTTATTAATGTATCTAAAACTCCTGCAGTTCAAATGGGTTCTTTAAGCGACGACATTCGTAACCGCAAAGATATCGACTTCACAACGGCTGAAAGATTACAGGATATGATGAGAGTTGGGAGAGGAATGAGTCCCGACGAGTACTTTAATACCACAAAAATTAAATTCGGCGATGAAGAGACAGAGCCCAATGTGGGCGTAAGAGGAAGTAATGAAAATTACCTAGCCAACAATTCCTACGAAATCGAAGACGGCCGGAACTTCACCGGTGATGACGTACAGTATGGCAGGAATGTGGTAATAATCGGTAAAGATGTTCAAAATGCACTGTTCAAAAACGAATACCCGCTTGGTAAAGAGATCCGCTTTGATGGAAAGCCATACACGGTTATTGGGCTTCTGGAATCTAAAGGACAGATATTCGGGCAGTCTTTTGATAACTACGTTCTCATTCCCTATACAACAGCTTTAAATGCATACGGGGGAAATAGAAATATCAGTATACAAGTGCGTGCCCCGGAGATAGATTTTATTACGGAAACAGTAGAAGAGATTACAGGAATACTCCGAGTAATAAGAAAGGTAAGCCCGGGTGAAAATAACGATTTCGAAATTTCAACAAATGATTCTCTTTCCGGTACTTTTGACGCTTTTACAGGAGCTCTTTATTTAGGTGGTTTTGCAATTGGTTTAATCACTCTTCTTGGTGCTGGAATCGGGGTTATGAACATAATGTTGGTTTCTGTTTCGGAACGCACCCGGGAAATTGGAGTAAGGAAAGCAGTAGGAGCAACCCGGAAAGCTATTGTGAGTCAATTTTTGATGGAAGCCATTTTCATATGTCAGATTGGAGGAATCATCGGCATGATTTTAGGAATTGGAGTTGGTAATCTCATGGCGGTTTGGATTGAAACAGAAGCAGTTATACCAGTTTGGTCAGTAATTCTTGGTTTCTTTGGGATGTTAATTGTAGGTCTTACTTTTGGTGTTTATCCGGCTTTCAAAGCTGCTAAACTTGACCCAATAGAAAGTTTGCGCTACGAATAA
- a CDS encoding TolC family protein yields MKRILSSTLLALLLFTTSISAQEARTISIQEAIQIALENNYQLKQAKNNLDLANESITSEYADFAPSINSSFDGSRTTGQQFVQDRFNEGLDPFVNTTSQGVSGRVGASITVFDGFNNIMSLRSSQQSKISSEESLQRAREQVIFNTASRYLQVLLDLQLLEIAQENLENSQQQLEQVRAQVEVGSRPSVDLYNQEAQVASDELSVTQQENALKFSKLVLVRQLQIDPLGEYEFTVPEAELDEKSASMTDNVMLSELIDQALLNRSDLKSDIANIKSLEYQLKIAKGSLYPSVSASAGLSTSYGDQYTLAGEKVPFSEQFFDQRINRSLGFSVNIPIFQNWNRMYNIQSSKIQLKNAELSFDNAKLQVIQEVAQAYNDYTSYAKQLQASQKSRRASERAFETQQERYNVGSSTLIELSQAQANYVEAQSNYTQAMYNLIFQEKLLDYYLGKLSGDSVEF; encoded by the coding sequence ATGAAAAGAATACTTTCATCTACGCTACTTGCACTTCTATTATTTACAACTTCTATATCAGCACAGGAAGCACGAACAATTTCTATTCAGGAGGCAATCCAAATTGCTCTTGAAAATAACTATCAGCTTAAGCAGGCAAAGAATAACCTGGATCTAGCTAATGAAAGTATAACGAGTGAGTATGCTGATTTTGCACCATCAATAAACAGTAGCTTTGATGGTTCAAGGACTACAGGACAGCAATTTGTTCAGGATAGGTTTAATGAAGGGTTGGATCCATTTGTCAATACTACAAGCCAGGGAGTAAGTGGTAGAGTTGGTGCAAGCATTACAGTATTTGACGGGTTTAATAACATTATGTCATTACGTTCTAGTCAGCAGTCTAAGATCTCTTCAGAAGAAAGTTTGCAAAGAGCTAGAGAGCAAGTGATTTTCAACACTGCTTCGCGGTACCTGCAAGTTCTTTTGGATCTCCAGCTTTTGGAAATTGCACAGGAGAATCTGGAAAATTCCCAACAACAGCTTGAACAGGTTCGTGCACAGGTGGAAGTGGGGTCCCGTCCTTCAGTAGATCTATATAATCAGGAGGCACAGGTAGCAAGTGATGAATTATCTGTTACTCAGCAAGAAAATGCTCTTAAATTCAGCAAGCTTGTTTTGGTTCGTCAGCTGCAAATTGACCCACTGGGAGAGTATGAATTTACAGTACCGGAAGCAGAATTGGATGAAAAGTCCGCTAGTATGACTGATAATGTAATGCTTAGTGAACTTATTGATCAGGCTTTGCTGAATCGGTCGGATCTTAAAAGCGACATTGCCAACATCAAAAGTTTAGAATACCAGCTTAAGATCGCGAAAGGTAGCTTGTATCCTTCAGTTTCGGCCAGTGCTGGATTATCTACTTCATACGGAGATCAATATACTTTAGCGGGAGAAAAAGTGCCTTTCTCAGAACAGTTTTTTGATCAGCGAATAAACCGTTCTTTAGGGTTTTCTGTGAATATTCCAATTTTCCAGAATTGGAACCGGATGTACAATATTCAGTCTTCAAAAATACAGCTGAAAAATGCAGAGCTTTCATTTGATAATGCCAAGCTCCAGGTGATCCAGGAAGTAGCACAAGCATACAACGATTATACATCCTATGCGAAACAACTACAGGCATCTCAGAAATCGAGAAGAGCTAGTGAGAGAGCATTTGAAACACAACAGGAACGTTACAATGTAGGTTCAAGTACGCTGATTGAACTAAGTCAGGCTCAGGCTAACTATGTGGAGGCCCAGTCAAACTATACGCAGGCGATGTATAACCTGATTTTTCAGGAGAAGCTGTTGGATTATTACTTAGGAAAACTAAGTGGCGACAGCGTAGAATTTTAA